The following DNA comes from Gigantopelta aegis isolate Gae_Host unplaced genomic scaffold, Gae_host_genome ctg9155_pilon_pilon, whole genome shotgun sequence.
GTTGATATAATAACAGGATGCGAACCTACTGCACAGATTCGAATGAAATGTGGTCTTAAGTGGGCAGGTAAAGTAAATGGTTAAGACagtacacaaataaaatatgtttttattgtggTTTTCATCATATATTGGATGATTGTTGTGTATTTTGGATTATATTTGGGCAAATTATACGTGAGAAAAAGGGTGTTAATCATGTCAACTCAAATACATTATACGAAGCTACGAACCAAACGGTGAGTTACATTGGGatatcttgttttatttatgctgttatatttcaaaacaaagaacaataCTGAACACATTCTACAAACGACAGTACATATGTAGCAAACAAAACCGAAacacttttaaataattttcagaaaAGGCACATGGTGCAGCTGACGGACCTATCTACGTCAATGTCGAACCATCTGCAAGAAATTCAACTGAAAACCTTGACATAGACGAGACAAACGTCAGTGATGTAGTGCCGGTAGTTGATAGAGGAGAACCTGCAGGCGAACAGACAGatgatgaggaggaggaggtcCAGGATTCTAACACGTATTACAATGCTGATCAACCAGCTCCTCCTCCGTCCAATCTGCCAGAAGAAGGCTTTGACGTCTCAGAACTTGAAGGTATCATAGAGAACATCAGGAGACAGCCTGGAGGATTTGAAGCAGAATATCTCGTAAGACATTTTCAtttctattttttctttttacttttgaTGACGGGAATGATGGAGTGGGTGTTGGTGCTGGTTGAGGAAATGATGtttctgtttgttgtttttgtgttgttgctttgtgtaatattgttttgGTTATATTATCAGGTGACAGCAACCATAAAAATGTTTACCGCACCAAACAAAGCATTTCCTTGTTTGCTAGAATGTGTTTTTGTTCGTGTATAtgcctgtgtctgtgtgtttctgtgtgtctctgttaGTAACTCTCTGtgactgacatccaatagcgtgtgtgcgtgtatagCCATGTTCATGTTATGTTCGTTTGTACTcttgctaatatatatatatctatatatatatatatatatatatatatatatatataatatatatatatatagatatatagataatatatatgatatatatatataatatatatatatgtatatatatatatatatatatatatatatatatatacatgatagtacatagatgtagatgtgtgtgtgtgtgtgtgtgtgtgtgtgtgcgcgcgcgcgcgcgctcgcgcgcgtgtatgtgtgggtgtgggtgtgcgtGCGTTATCACGCTTGTCTTTTGCTCGGGCTGCAGATGCCGAACAGAAAGAACATGGTAACATTGCTAAAGTATTTGTTATGATTTCAGAAACTACCAAGTGGGTTCAAGCATCCATACACCGATTCACAGATACAAGAAAACAGATGCAAGAACAGATTTGCTGGTTACTACCCCTGTGAGTTCATTCTCGCAATcacgaacaaacaaacaccttgttttaATATGTGACGTATGTCGTAGCTTCTGCTTCTATACAATCGTCTGGCCAAAAGATTCTTGAGATTAGATATAATTTCAAGAGTTTTCGATGATAGTGTGTCATCAAAATGACAGATTTGTTCagcttatatattaaataagtgGTAAATGGAAATAATTCATGATTgattaacattaacattactTTTATTCATTTC
Coding sequences within:
- the LOC121367116 gene encoding receptor-type tyrosine-protein phosphatase T-like encodes the protein MGVDCAVESAASTDFSVGSAVGGIVAALVIIAVVIVIIVFVRRRKLNTKDQTGRRSVPEKTENILEKAHGAADGPIYVNVEPSARNSTENLDIDETNVSDVVPVVDRGEPAGEQTDDEEEEVQDSNTYYNADQPAPPPSNLPEEGFDVSELEGIIENIRRQPGGFEAEYLKLPSGFKHPYTDSQIQENRCKNRFAGYYPYNNNRVKLSLLPTIPHSDYINASYVDV